In Microbacterium laevaniformans, a single window of DNA contains:
- a CDS encoding ABC transporter permease, producing the protein MSTSSTDAAAHPSLEALRAEAMQWGRKPRRRGTWYVTEHMVRAMRAYGWTIIVGAVGQPILYLLGLAVGLAALIRVPIVDHGQEVSYLMFVAPALLATATISVASEELTYPVMAGFKWRRYFYGFNASPLSSPQIANGVVAGATARMVVASAAYYLIVWLLPFGAVPHPATGWLAVFAGVLAGLAFGIPLMAYAGSIEDDKGQFALVQRFLFMPMFLFSGTFYPLDALPLWLQWIGWVSPLWHGAELGRVATYGAAVDPVMVTVHLVYLLALAVVGYLFARRVFTERLAK; encoded by the coding sequence ATGAGCACCTCGTCGACGGATGCGGCGGCGCACCCGAGCCTGGAGGCGTTGCGGGCCGAGGCGATGCAGTGGGGTCGCAAGCCCCGCCGTCGCGGCACCTGGTACGTCACCGAGCACATGGTGCGCGCCATGCGCGCCTACGGCTGGACGATCATCGTCGGCGCCGTCGGTCAGCCCATCCTGTACCTGCTGGGGCTCGCCGTGGGCCTGGCGGCCCTCATCCGCGTGCCGATCGTCGATCACGGCCAGGAGGTGAGCTACCTCATGTTCGTCGCTCCGGCGCTGCTGGCGACCGCGACGATCTCGGTGGCCAGCGAGGAGCTCACCTACCCGGTCATGGCGGGCTTCAAATGGCGCCGCTACTTCTACGGCTTCAACGCGTCGCCGCTGTCGAGCCCGCAGATCGCCAACGGCGTGGTCGCGGGAGCGACCGCGCGGATGGTCGTCGCCTCGGCGGCCTACTACCTCATCGTGTGGCTGCTGCCGTTCGGCGCGGTGCCGCACCCGGCGACGGGATGGCTCGCGGTGTTCGCCGGGGTGCTGGCGGGGCTCGCCTTCGGCATCCCGCTCATGGCCTATGCGGGCTCGATCGAAGACGACAAGGGACAGTTCGCTCTCGTGCAGCGCTTCCTGTTCATGCCGATGTTCCTCTTCTCCGGCACGTTCTATCCGCTGGACGCGCTGCCGCTGTGGTTGCAGTGGATCGGGTGGGTCTCACCGCTCTGGCACGGCGCCGAACTCGGACGCGTCGCCACGTACGGCGCGGCGGTGGACCCGGTGATGGTCACGGTCCACCTCGTCTATCTGCTCGCCCTCGCGGTGGTCGGCTACTTGTTCGCCCGCCGCGTCTTCACCGAGAGGCTCGCGAAATGA
- a CDS encoding ABC transporter permease: MSAVVEARQGAVRRGGVRALWAGNPGAVVQRGLIAARSSSWAVVLSGFFEPVFYLASMGIGLGALIGDVETAQGASVSYAAFIAPALLAVSAMNGAIYDSTWNVFFKLNYGKLYEGMLATSLGPLDVALGEILYALLRGLAYATGFMIIMQILGLNLAWTAVLALPAVVLIAFGFASLGMAVTSYMKTFQQMDWINFVLLPMFLFSATFYPITVYPGWVQQIVTALPLWHGVELIRGLTTGILNVDMLWHVLYYAVMIAIGLVFTTKRLRALFLD; encoded by the coding sequence ATGAGTGCGGTCGTCGAGGCGCGGCAGGGGGCCGTCCGTCGGGGAGGCGTGCGCGCCCTGTGGGCGGGCAACCCCGGTGCCGTCGTCCAGCGCGGCCTGATCGCCGCGCGGTCTTCCAGCTGGGCGGTCGTGCTCTCGGGCTTCTTCGAGCCGGTGTTCTACCTCGCCTCGATGGGCATCGGTCTCGGCGCGCTCATCGGCGACGTCGAGACCGCACAGGGCGCCAGTGTCAGCTACGCCGCCTTCATCGCGCCGGCGCTGCTGGCCGTCTCGGCGATGAACGGCGCCATCTACGACTCCACCTGGAACGTCTTCTTCAAGCTCAACTACGGCAAGCTCTACGAGGGCATGCTCGCGACCTCGCTGGGCCCGCTCGACGTCGCGCTGGGTGAGATCCTGTACGCGCTGCTGCGCGGTCTCGCCTACGCGACCGGGTTCATGATCATCATGCAGATCCTCGGGCTCAACCTCGCGTGGACGGCGGTGCTCGCCCTGCCCGCGGTGGTCCTGATCGCGTTCGGCTTCGCGAGCCTCGGCATGGCCGTCACGAGCTACATGAAGACGTTCCAGCAGATGGACTGGATCAACTTCGTCCTCCTGCCGATGTTCCTCTTCTCCGCCACCTTCTACCCGATCACGGTCTACCCCGGCTGGGTTCAGCAGATCGTCACGGCCCTGCCGCTGTGGCACGGCGTGGAGCTGATCCGGGGGCTGACCACCGGCATCCTGAACGTCGACATGCTGTGGCACGTCCTCTACTACGCCGTGATGATCGCGATCGGCCTCGTCTTCACCACGAAGCGGCTGCGCGCGCTGTTCCTCGACTGA
- a CDS encoding MFS transporter encodes MSSATAAPTAPVNSRARVITASLVGTTIEFYDFYVYATAAVLVFPALFFPTGNETTALLSSFAVFGAAMIARPVGAVVFGHFGDRFGRKATLVASLLTMGIATFLIGCLPTFAGIGWWAALLLLILRLFQGFALGGEWSGAALVATENAPKGKRAWYGTFPQLGAPIGFIIANALFLVINFALPHPDGPTQRSEAFLAWGWRVPFLFSAVMVIIGLWVRLKLVESETFTTAEKKGAIRRFPLGEVVRGHWKNLILGTFIMLATYVLFYLMTSFTLAYGTKATDAPVAGLGFGYTDFVIMQIIGVVFFGVFTLLSGPIADAVGRRKLLIWITALIGVLGLTFNVFLLPAVDPKFTGALVQAFLVFGFMLMGATFGPMGAVLPELFPTNVRYTGSAIAYNVSSILGAAVAPSIALGLWAAAGGEPWLVGVYLSGSAVLTLIALILSRETKDVDYETNIGLGETGSL; translated from the coding sequence ATGTCCTCAGCCACCGCGGCCCCCACCGCACCCGTCAACTCCCGCGCCCGCGTGATCACCGCGAGCCTGGTCGGAACGACGATCGAGTTCTACGACTTCTACGTCTACGCGACCGCCGCCGTGCTCGTCTTCCCCGCCCTCTTCTTCCCGACCGGCAACGAGACCACCGCCCTCCTGTCGTCGTTCGCCGTCTTCGGGGCGGCGATGATCGCCCGCCCCGTCGGCGCGGTCGTCTTCGGTCACTTCGGCGACCGATTCGGTCGAAAGGCCACGCTCGTCGCGTCGCTGCTCACGATGGGCATCGCGACCTTCCTGATCGGGTGTCTGCCGACGTTCGCCGGAATCGGCTGGTGGGCGGCCCTCCTGCTGCTGATCCTCCGCCTCTTCCAGGGCTTCGCCCTCGGCGGCGAGTGGTCGGGCGCCGCGCTCGTGGCCACCGAGAACGCCCCGAAGGGCAAGCGCGCCTGGTACGGCACCTTTCCGCAGCTGGGCGCTCCGATCGGCTTCATCATCGCCAACGCGCTCTTCCTCGTGATCAACTTCGCCCTGCCGCACCCCGACGGCCCGACGCAGCGCTCCGAGGCCTTCCTCGCCTGGGGCTGGCGCGTGCCCTTCCTCTTCTCGGCCGTGATGGTGATCATCGGCCTCTGGGTGCGCCTGAAGCTCGTCGAGTCCGAGACCTTCACGACCGCCGAGAAGAAGGGCGCCATCCGCCGCTTCCCGCTGGGGGAGGTCGTCCGCGGACACTGGAAGAACCTGATCCTCGGCACGTTCATCATGCTGGCCACGTATGTGCTCTTCTACCTGATGACGAGCTTCACCCTCGCCTACGGCACGAAGGCGACCGATGCGCCGGTCGCCGGCCTCGGATTCGGCTACACCGACTTCGTGATCATGCAGATCATCGGCGTGGTGTTCTTCGGAGTCTTCACGCTGTTGTCAGGTCCCATCGCCGACGCGGTCGGTCGGCGGAAGCTGCTCATCTGGATCACGGCGTTGATCGGTGTGCTCGGCCTCACGTTCAACGTGTTCCTGCTTCCCGCCGTGGATCCGAAGTTCACGGGCGCACTGGTGCAGGCCTTCCTCGTCTTCGGCTTCATGCTGATGGGAGCCACCTTCGGCCCCATGGGCGCCGTGCTGCCGGAGCTCTTCCCGACCAACGTCCGCTACACGGGTTCGGCGATCGCCTACAACGTCTCGTCGATCCTGGGCGCCGCCGTCGCACCGTCGATCGCTCTGGGACTCTGGGCCGCCGCCGGCGGCGAGCCCTGGCTCGTGGGCGTCTACCTGTCGGGCTCCGCCGTGCTCACCCTCATCGCACTGATCCTCTCCCGCGAGACCAAGGACGTCGACTACGAGACGAACATCGGCCTCGGCGAGACCGGCTCGCTCTGA
- a CDS encoding Fe-S protein: MEILRHVVVLVHLTGFAILFGAWVVEAVGQRRVTRLMTWGMLVAAVAGLALAAPWGIDHPLNYTKLGVKLVVLLAIGALLGIGTARQRKTGSVPSAMFWLVGILTFLNAALAVLWR; encoded by the coding sequence ATGGAGATCCTGCGTCACGTCGTCGTCCTCGTCCATCTCACCGGATTCGCCATCCTCTTCGGCGCCTGGGTCGTCGAGGCGGTGGGACAGCGGCGCGTCACCCGCCTGATGACGTGGGGCATGCTCGTCGCCGCCGTCGCCGGCCTCGCCCTGGCCGCGCCGTGGGGCATCGACCACCCGCTGAACTACACGAAGCTGGGCGTCAAGCTCGTCGTGCTGCTCGCGATCGGCGCGCTCCTCGGAATCGGCACCGCTCGCCAGCGCAAGACCGGATCCGTGCCGTCGGCCATGTTCTGGCTGGTCGGCATCCTGACCTTCCTCAACGCCGCCCTCGCCGTCCTCTGGCGCTGA
- the ribH gene encoding 6,7-dimethyl-8-ribityllumazine synthase gives MSGHGAPQTVPIDATGLRVVVIAGLWHDVITDGLIAGAERVLAASGAEWSLERVPGSFELPVAAKAALDAGADAVVALGVIIRGGTPHFDFVSSAATDGLTRVALDTGKPVGFGVLTLDDEQQGIDRAGLPGSKEDKGAEAADAALRTALLLQRLRG, from the coding sequence ATGAGCGGCCACGGAGCCCCCCAGACCGTCCCGATCGACGCGACCGGACTGCGGGTCGTCGTCATCGCCGGCCTCTGGCACGACGTCATCACCGACGGCCTGATCGCCGGCGCGGAGCGGGTGCTCGCGGCATCCGGGGCCGAGTGGAGCCTGGAGCGCGTTCCCGGCTCGTTCGAGCTGCCCGTCGCGGCGAAGGCGGCCCTGGATGCCGGGGCGGACGCCGTCGTCGCACTCGGTGTCATCATCCGCGGGGGCACACCCCACTTCGACTTCGTGTCGTCGGCGGCCACCGACGGCCTCACCCGTGTCGCCCTCGACACCGGCAAGCCGGTCGGCTTCGGGGTGCTGACCCTGGACGACGAGCAGCAGGGCATCGACCGGGCGGGCCTTCCGGGCTCGAAGGAGGACAAGGGCGCGGAAGCCGCGGATGCCGCGCTGCGCACCGCGCTGCTGCTGCAGCGCCTTCGCGGCTGA
- the ribA gene encoding GTP cyclohydrolase II, protein MSLATIPEALEALRAGRPVIVADDENRENEGDIILSAQLATPEWLAWTIRWSSGFICAPMPAEWADRLDLPPMVAVNEDARGTAYTVSVDAADRVSTGISATDRSHTLNVLADPASVPSSVIRPGHILPLRAVDGGVRERAGHTEAGVELMRLAGLQPVAAIGEVVAEDGSMMRLPGLMEMGEREGVPVITIEQLIAHLDEVEPVAAPAAQAAAQKRRVSLRAEATVPTSHGTFRFLAYKDRVTGTDHIAVVSGDLTEKAPLVRVHSECLTGEAFGSQKCECGPQLDAALDRIDKDGGVVIYMRGHEGRGIGLINKLRAYSLQERGLDTVDANLALGLPADARDYAAAGGILADLGVDSIRLLTNNSDKVKQLRELGLDIVEQVPLLVGVGANNHQYLATKRDRMGHIISAAELDAALAHSTEEHA, encoded by the coding sequence ATGAGCCTTGCCACCATCCCCGAGGCCCTCGAGGCGCTGCGCGCCGGACGTCCCGTCATCGTCGCCGACGATGAGAACCGCGAGAACGAGGGTGACATCATCCTGTCGGCCCAGCTCGCCACGCCCGAGTGGCTCGCCTGGACGATCCGCTGGTCCAGCGGCTTCATCTGTGCGCCCATGCCCGCCGAGTGGGCCGACCGCCTCGACCTGCCGCCGATGGTCGCGGTGAACGAGGACGCCCGCGGCACCGCCTATACGGTGAGCGTGGATGCCGCCGACCGCGTCTCGACCGGCATCAGCGCGACCGACCGCTCGCACACCCTCAATGTGCTCGCCGACCCGGCATCCGTGCCGTCGTCGGTGATCCGGCCGGGTCACATCCTGCCGCTGCGCGCGGTGGACGGCGGCGTGCGCGAGCGTGCGGGTCACACCGAGGCCGGCGTCGAGCTGATGCGTCTCGCGGGTCTGCAGCCTGTCGCGGCGATCGGCGAGGTCGTCGCCGAGGACGGGTCGATGATGCGTCTGCCGGGTCTGATGGAGATGGGCGAGCGGGAGGGCGTTCCGGTGATCACGATCGAACAGCTCATCGCCCACCTCGACGAGGTCGAACCGGTCGCCGCGCCCGCTGCGCAGGCGGCGGCCCAGAAGCGCCGCGTGAGCCTGCGCGCCGAGGCGACCGTGCCCACCTCGCACGGAACGTTCCGCTTCCTCGCGTACAAGGACCGGGTGACCGGCACCGACCACATCGCGGTCGTCTCGGGGGACCTCACCGAGAAGGCCCCGCTCGTGCGCGTGCACTCCGAGTGCCTCACCGGTGAAGCCTTCGGCTCCCAGAAGTGCGAGTGCGGCCCGCAGCTGGACGCCGCGCTGGACCGTATCGACAAGGACGGCGGCGTCGTCATCTACATGCGCGGCCACGAGGGCCGCGGCATCGGCCTCATCAACAAGCTGCGCGCCTACAGCCTGCAGGAGCGGGGCCTCGACACCGTCGATGCGAACCTCGCGCTGGGCCTGCCCGCCGACGCCCGCGACTACGCGGCAGCCGGCGGCATCCTCGCGGATCTGGGTGTGGACAGCATCCGGCTCCTGACCAACAACTCCGACAAGGTGAAGCAGCTGCGCGAGCTCGGACTCGATATCGTCGAGCAGGTGCCGCTGCTCGTCGGCGTCGGCGCCAACAACCACCAATATCTGGCGACCAAGCGCGATCGCATGGGCCACATCATCAGCGCGGCAGAGCTCGACGCGGCTCTCGCCCACAGCACGGAGGAGCACGCATGA